From Streptomyces cyaneogriseus subsp. noncyanogenus, the proteins below share one genomic window:
- a CDS encoding zf-TFIIB domain-containing protein yields the protein MQCPKCHGPMHTYNRNGVQIEQCSSCRGIFLDYGELEALTRLESQWAQPAPPPPPAPHAYPAPPVPPAAPAWGAPHGGHGHHRQRSFGRMLFSS from the coding sequence ATGCAGTGTCCGAAATGTCATGGACCGATGCACACCTACAACCGCAACGGTGTCCAGATAGAGCAGTGCAGCAGTTGCCGGGGGATCTTCCTGGACTACGGCGAGCTGGAGGCGCTGACCCGTCTGGAATCCCAGTGGGCCCAGCCCGCTCCGCCGCCCCCGCCCGCCCCGCACGCCTACCCGGCCCCTCCGGTCCCGCCGGCGGCTCCCGCCTGGGGCGCTCCGCACGGTGGCCACGGGCATCACCGCCAGCGCAGCTTCGGGCGCATGCTCTTCTCCTCCTGA
- a CDS encoding aminoglycoside phosphotransferase family protein, with protein MTTPPPLLPALAERATAAAHARAPGCACGATVTLADRPDATVVRHAATVAKAHAPDTDPDALAARLGAAARLPGILLPPLRPAPVRLRGRHVTFWPYGTPVDPDDPDAAPWEAAATLLARLHRSSLPGLRLPPMRGPVKAAHAVARLRAAAAHPGAVPVLRAWAGLPAWARGEAPPPKTAVVCHGDLHLGQLVRHPAPDGPWLLIDVDDLGVGVPAWDLARPAAWYACGVLPPEQWARFLAAYRSASGPAVPQDGDPWPALDVPARALTVQTAARAVTKAAAEERPLDEVERALVDACARMAALPADPAASGAT; from the coding sequence GTGACCACGCCGCCCCCGCTCCTGCCCGCCCTCGCCGAGCGGGCCACCGCCGCCGCCCATGCCCGTGCCCCGGGCTGCGCCTGCGGGGCGACCGTCACACTCGCCGACCGTCCCGACGCCACCGTCGTCCGGCACGCCGCCACCGTCGCCAAGGCGCACGCCCCGGACACCGACCCGGACGCGCTGGCGGCGCGGCTCGGCGCCGCCGCCCGTCTCCCCGGCATCCTCCTGCCCCCGCTCCGGCCGGCGCCGGTCCGTCTGCGCGGTCGGCACGTGACCTTCTGGCCGTACGGCACGCCCGTCGATCCGGACGATCCCGACGCCGCCCCCTGGGAGGCCGCGGCCACCCTTCTCGCCCGTCTGCACCGCAGCTCCCTGCCCGGACTCCGGCTGCCCCCGATGCGCGGCCCGGTCAAGGCGGCCCACGCCGTGGCCCGCCTCCGGGCCGCCGCCGCGCACCCCGGCGCCGTCCCGGTGCTGCGTGCCTGGGCGGGGCTGCCGGCCTGGGCCCGCGGCGAGGCCCCGCCGCCAAAGACCGCCGTGGTCTGCCACGGCGACCTCCACCTGGGGCAGCTCGTACGCCACCCCGCCCCGGACGGACCCTGGCTGCTCATCGACGTCGACGATCTCGGAGTGGGGGTCCCGGCATGGGATCTGGCCCGCCCGGCGGCCTGGTACGCCTGCGGAGTGCTCCCGCCCGAGCAGTGGGCCCGCTTCCTGGCCGCCTACCGGTCCGCGTCCGGCCCGGCCGTCCCCCAGGACGGCGACCCCTGGCCCGCCCTGGACGTCCCGGCCCGGGCACTCACCGTGCAGACCGCCGCCCGCGCCGTCACCAAGGCGGCGGCCGAGGAGCGGCCCCTGGACGAGGTGGAGCGGGCACTGGTCGACGCCTGCGCGCGCATGGCCGCCCTCCCCGCGGACCCGGCCGCGAGTGGCGCGACGTAG
- a CDS encoding serine/threonine-protein kinase, translated as MNMAMMRLRREDPRVVGSFRLHRRLGAGGMGVVYLGSDKKGQRVALKVIRPDLAEDQEFRSRFAREVSAARRIRGGCTARLVAADLEADRPWFATQYVPGPSLHDKVVDEGPLCAADVAAVGAALSEGLVAVHEAGVVHRDLKPSNILLSPKGPRIIDFGIAWATGASTLTHVGTAVGSPGFLAPEQVRGAAVTPATDVFSLGATLAYASMGDSPFGHGSSEVMLYRVVHEEPQLHGVPDALAPLIRACLAKDPEERPSTLQLSLRLKEIAAREAQGLADVRPPAPRAGETDRPTGRLGDSYPERTQRRPQERSGAPGTPVPRGASGARGGTPPRGTASPRGGSASRGGTGSRSERPGSRPRPTPASRNATGRNTGRNTGRNTTRSGGGRPGPRTGGGRPAPRGTGTGLRPANPRLLRQRLFVFVVVTLLVALGIAAAQGCQGPARGLGGDRQDVRQQQELVRPGHTPGEAGTPHAAEPAPGRTG; from the coding sequence ATGAACATGGCGATGATGCGCCTGAGGCGCGAGGACCCGCGCGTCGTCGGCTCGTTCAGGCTTCACAGACGGCTCGGCGCGGGTGGAATGGGCGTGGTCTACCTGGGCTCCGACAAGAAGGGGCAGCGGGTCGCGCTGAAGGTCATCCGGCCGGATCTGGCCGAGGACCAGGAGTTCCGCTCGCGGTTCGCGCGTGAGGTCTCGGCGGCTCGGCGGATCCGGGGCGGCTGCACCGCACGGCTGGTGGCGGCCGACCTGGAGGCGGACCGGCCGTGGTTCGCCACGCAGTACGTGCCCGGGCCCTCGCTGCACGACAAGGTCGTCGACGAGGGCCCGCTCTGCGCGGCGGACGTCGCCGCCGTCGGGGCCGCCCTCTCCGAGGGGCTGGTCGCGGTGCACGAGGCCGGGGTCGTCCACCGGGACCTGAAGCCGTCGAACATCCTGCTCTCCCCGAAGGGCCCCCGGATCATCGACTTCGGCATCGCCTGGGCGACGGGAGCCTCGACGCTCACGCACGTCGGCACGGCGGTCGGCTCCCCCGGCTTCCTCGCCCCCGAGCAGGTGCGCGGGGCCGCCGTCACACCGGCGACGGACGTGTTCTCGCTCGGGGCCACGCTCGCCTACGCGTCGATGGGCGACTCGCCCTTCGGGCACGGCAGTTCCGAGGTGATGCTGTACCGCGTGGTGCACGAGGAACCGCAGTTGCACGGTGTTCCCGACGCCCTCGCCCCGCTCATCCGGGCGTGCCTGGCGAAGGACCCCGAGGAGCGGCCGAGCACGCTCCAACTGTCGCTGAGGCTGAAGGAGATCGCGGCCCGGGAGGCGCAGGGCCTGGCCGACGTACGGCCGCCCGCGCCGCGCGCCGGTGAGACCGACCGGCCCACCGGACGGCTCGGCGACAGCTACCCGGAGCGGACGCAGCGGCGCCCCCAGGAGCGGTCGGGCGCACCGGGCACTCCCGTGCCGCGCGGTGCCTCCGGCGCCCGGGGCGGCACACCGCCCCGGGGCACCGCCTCGCCGCGAGGCGGCAGCGCCTCGCGAGGCGGTACGGGGTCGCGGTCCGAACGGCCCGGCTCCCGCCCCAGGCCCACGCCCGCCTCCCGCAACGCCACCGGCCGGAACACCGGGAGGAACACCGGACGGAACACGACGCGTTCCGGCGGTGGCAGGCCGGGGCCGCGCACCGGCGGCGGTCGCCCGGCGCCCCGCGGCACGGGGACGGGGCTGCGCCCCGCCAACCCGCGTCTGCTGCGCCAGCGGCTGTTCGTGTTCGTGGTCGTGACGCTGCTGGTCGCCCTCGGTATCGCGGCGGCGCAGGGCTGTCAGGGGCCGGCCCGGGGGCTCGGCGGCGACCGGCAGGACGTACGGCAGCAGCAGGAGCTGGTACGCCCCGGCCACACACCGGGCGAAGCCGGCACGCCGCACGCCGCCGAACCGGCGCCCGGGCGGACGGGCTGA
- a CDS encoding TrmH family RNA methyltransferase yields the protein MAELITVEDPADPRLGDYTDLTDVELRRRREPAEGLFIAEGEKVIRRARDAGYAMRSMLLSAKWVDAMRDVIDASPAPVYVVDPRLAERVTGYHVHRGALASMQRRPLPEAAELVATARRVVVMESVNDHTNIGAIFRSAAALGMDAVLLSPDCADPLYRRSVKVSMGAVFSVPYARLDPWPRSLGTLREAGFTLLALTPDEKATALDEAAPHRMDRVALMLGAEGEGLSRRALAAADEWVRIPMSHGVDSLNVGAAAAVAFYAVATGRPGT from the coding sequence GTGGCCGAACTGATCACCGTCGAGGACCCCGCCGACCCGCGCCTGGGCGACTACACGGACCTGACCGACGTCGAACTGCGCCGCAGGCGCGAACCCGCCGAGGGCCTGTTCATCGCCGAGGGCGAGAAGGTCATCCGGCGGGCCCGGGACGCGGGCTACGCGATGCGGTCGATGCTGCTGTCGGCCAAGTGGGTCGACGCCATGCGCGATGTCATCGACGCTTCTCCGGCCCCGGTGTACGTGGTCGACCCCCGACTCGCCGAGCGGGTCACCGGCTACCACGTGCACCGCGGCGCGCTCGCCTCCATGCAGCGCAGGCCGCTGCCGGAGGCGGCCGAGCTGGTGGCGACGGCCCGCCGGGTCGTGGTGATGGAATCCGTCAACGACCACACCAACATCGGGGCGATCTTCCGCTCCGCCGCCGCCCTCGGCATGGACGCGGTCCTGCTCTCCCCGGACTGCGCCGACCCCTTGTACCGGCGCAGCGTCAAGGTCTCGATGGGCGCGGTGTTCTCCGTGCCGTACGCGCGACTCGACCCCTGGCCCCGGAGCCTCGGGACGCTCCGCGAGGCGGGCTTCACGCTGCTCGCCCTCACCCCCGACGAGAAGGCCACGGCGCTCGACGAGGCCGCTCCCCACCGGATGGACCGCGTCGCCCTCATGCTCGGCGCCGAGGGCGAGGGACTCTCGCGCCGCGCGCTGGCGGCCGCCGACGAGTGGGTCCGCATCCCCATGTCCCACGGCGTCGACTCGCTGAACGTGGGCGCGGCGGCGGCGGTCGCCTTCTACGCGGTCGCCACGGGGCGGCCCGGCACCTGA
- the cobA gene encoding uroporphyrinogen-III C-methyltransferase: MAEHPAYPVGLRLTGRRVVVLGGGQVAQRRLPALIAAGADIVLVSPEATPSVEAMADAGEITWRKRRYEDGDLADAWYALIATSDRPANEAASAEAERNRVWCVRSDDADAATAWTPATGHSEGVTVAVLTTDARGRDPRHTAAVRDAVVEGLRDGTLVAPHHRTRVPGVALVGGGPGDPDLITVRGRRLLAEADVVIADRLGPRDLLAELPPHVEVIDAAKIPYGRFMAQEAINNALIEHAKQGKSVVRLKGGDPFVFGRGMEEAQALAEAGIPCTVVPGISSSISVPGAAGIPVTHRGVAHEFTVVSGHVAPDDERSLVDWPSLAKLTGTLVILMGVDKIGRIAETLVAHGKAPDTPVALVQEGTTAAQRRVDATLATVAETVRAQEVKPPAVIVVGEVVHVGPRQTA; the protein is encoded by the coding sequence ATGGCCGAACACCCCGCCTACCCCGTAGGTCTCCGCCTCACCGGCCGCCGCGTGGTCGTCCTCGGCGGCGGCCAAGTGGCCCAGCGCCGTCTGCCGGCCCTCATCGCGGCGGGCGCGGACATCGTCCTCGTCTCCCCGGAGGCCACCCCCTCCGTGGAGGCCATGGCGGACGCGGGCGAGATCACCTGGCGAAAGCGCCGGTACGAGGACGGAGACCTGGCGGACGCCTGGTACGCCCTCATCGCCACCAGCGACCGGCCGGCCAACGAGGCCGCCTCCGCCGAGGCCGAACGCAACCGCGTGTGGTGCGTCCGCTCCGACGACGCCGACGCGGCCACTGCCTGGACCCCGGCGACCGGCCACAGCGAGGGCGTCACCGTCGCCGTCCTCACCACGGACGCCCGCGGCCGCGACCCCCGTCACACCGCCGCCGTCCGGGACGCCGTCGTGGAGGGCCTGCGCGACGGCACCCTCGTCGCCCCGCACCACCGCACCCGCGTCCCGGGCGTCGCCCTGGTCGGCGGCGGCCCCGGCGACCCGGACCTGATCACCGTGCGCGGACGCCGCCTCCTGGCCGAGGCCGACGTGGTCATCGCGGACCGCCTCGGCCCGCGCGACCTGCTCGCCGAACTGCCCCCGCACGTCGAGGTGATCGACGCCGCCAAGATCCCGTACGGCCGGTTCATGGCCCAGGAGGCCATCAACAACGCGCTGATCGAGCACGCCAAGCAGGGCAAGTCGGTGGTACGGCTCAAGGGCGGCGACCCCTTCGTCTTCGGCCGGGGCATGGAGGAGGCGCAGGCGCTCGCCGAGGCGGGCATCCCCTGCACGGTCGTCCCCGGCATCTCCAGCTCCATCTCCGTCCCTGGCGCAGCCGGCATCCCCGTCACCCACCGGGGCGTCGCCCATGAGTTCACCGTGGTCAGCGGGCATGTCGCGCCCGACGACGAGCGCTCGCTCGTCGACTGGCCGTCCCTGGCGAAGCTGACCGGCACGCTGGTGATCCTCATGGGCGTCGACAAGATCGGCAGGATCGCCGAGACGCTCGTCGCGCACGGCAAGGCGCCGGACACCCCCGTCGCCCTCGTCCAGGAAGGCACCACGGCCGCCCAGCGCCGCGTCGACGCGACCCTCGCGACGGTCGCCGAGACGGTCCGCGCGCAGGAGGTCAAGCCGCCCGCGGTCATCGTCGTCGGGGAGGTCGTCCACGTGGGCCCCCGGCAGACGGCGTAA